The proteins below come from a single Carnobacterium divergens DSM 20623 genomic window:
- a CDS encoding DUF3397 domain-containing protein, whose amino-acid sequence MKLPIAIEEVILYLLPIFLLWGLGKLIHKGLLVLKWNLKAPDLLVPFLFVGIHILSRLSFSVSWFPYFAIFILAVGIAILIMLAVKKGEILYSQFFKIFWRFTFISSFFVYYVLVIINLVTTFI is encoded by the coding sequence ATGAAGTTGCCGATTGCCATCGAAGAAGTGATTCTTTATCTTTTACCAATTTTTTTACTCTGGGGATTAGGAAAATTAATACATAAAGGTTTACTGGTTTTAAAGTGGAATCTAAAAGCGCCTGATTTATTAGTTCCATTTTTATTTGTAGGAATCCATATTTTAAGTCGTTTGTCATTTAGTGTGAGTTGGTTTCCCTATTTTGCCATTTTTATTTTAGCTGTAGGTATTGCTATTTTAATTATGCTAGCTGTAAAAAAGGGTGAAATTTTATACAGTCAATTTTTTAAAATTTTTTGGCGATTCACTTTTATAAGTTCATTTTTCGTATATTATGTTCTTGTGATTATTAATTTAGTGACCACCTTTATCTAA
- the mraZ gene encoding division/cell wall cluster transcriptional repressor MraZ produces the protein MLMGEFKHNIDAKGRLIMPAKFREDLGEKFIITRGMDGCLFGYPEKEWTTLEEKLKQLPLAKKDARAFTRFFYSAATECELDKQGRINIPQTLREHAELEKVCHVIGVSDRIEIWSQDRWEKFSEEAEESFDEIAESMIDFGF, from the coding sequence ATGCTAATGGGTGAATTTAAACATAATATCGATGCAAAAGGTCGATTGATTATGCCAGCCAAATTTCGTGAAGATTTAGGCGAAAAGTTCATTATTACAAGAGGGATGGATGGTTGCTTGTTTGGTTATCCAGAAAAAGAATGGACTACACTTGAAGAAAAATTAAAACAACTTCCACTTGCAAAAAAAGATGCTCGTGCTTTTACTCGGTTTTTTTATTCCGCAGCAACAGAGTGCGAATTAGACAAGCAAGGACGAATCAATATTCCTCAAACGTTAAGAGAACATGCAGAACTAGAAAAAGTATGCCATGTTATTGGTGTTTCTGACCGAATAGAAATATGGAGTCAAGATAGATGGGAAAAATTCTCAGAAGAAGCAGAAGAAAGTTTTGATGAGATTGCAGAAAGCATGATCGACTTTGGATTTTAA
- the rsmH gene encoding 16S rRNA (cytosine(1402)-N(4))-methyltransferase RsmH codes for MTTFNHETVLLHETVDGLNLKPNGIYVDCTLGGAGHSEYLLSQLGKEGHLYAFDQDERAIENAKIRLATFVEKGMVTFVKSNFREIKEDLNNLGVFEIDGVLYDLGVSSPQLDEAERGFSYHQDAPLDMRMDTDALLTAKEVVNTWSYHELVRIFYRYGEEKFSKQIARKIEAVREEKPIETTGELVEIIKEVIPAPARRKGGHPAKRVFQAIRIAVNDELSAVEDSLESAIELLKVGGRISVISFHSLEDRIVKSIYKEHAAMPDLPKGLPVLPTEFLPELKIITRKPILPSEAELEQNNRSRSAKLRVAEKQIKK; via the coding sequence ATGACAACATTTAATCACGAAACCGTATTGTTACATGAAACAGTAGACGGCTTAAATCTAAAACCAAATGGCATATACGTAGACTGTACGTTAGGCGGTGCTGGACACAGCGAATACTTATTATCACAACTTGGAAAAGAAGGACATTTATACGCTTTTGACCAAGACGAACGTGCTATTGAAAACGCAAAAATTAGATTAGCTACGTTTGTAGAAAAAGGAATGGTTACTTTTGTAAAGTCAAATTTCAGAGAGATTAAAGAAGACTTGAATAATTTAGGAGTTTTTGAAATTGACGGTGTGCTTTACGATTTAGGTGTTTCCTCTCCACAACTGGATGAAGCAGAGCGTGGATTTAGTTATCATCAAGATGCACCTCTTGATATGCGAATGGATACAGATGCCCTATTAACAGCTAAAGAAGTAGTTAATACATGGTCTTATCATGAACTAGTTCGTATTTTTTACCGATATGGTGAAGAAAAATTTTCTAAACAAATCGCACGAAAAATTGAAGCGGTACGTGAAGAAAAGCCCATTGAAACCACAGGGGAATTAGTTGAAATTATTAAAGAAGTTATTCCTGCACCTGCTAGAAGAAAAGGTGGACATCCTGCTAAGCGAGTATTTCAAGCGATTCGAATTGCAGTGAATGATGAATTATCAGCAGTGGAAGATTCTCTTGAAAGTGCTATTGAGTTACTAAAAGTTGGTGGCAGAATCAGCGTAATATCATTCCATTCATTAGAAGACAGAATTGTGAAATCGATTTATAAAGAACATGCTGCAATGCCAGATTTACCCAAAGGATTGCCGGTGTTGCCAACAGAATTTTTACCAGAATTGAAAATTATCACACGTAAACCAATTTTACCAAGTGAAGCAGAATTGGAACAAAACAATCGATCAAGAAGCGCAAAATTACGTGTTGCAGAAAAACAGATAAAAAAATAA
- the ftsL gene encoding cell division protein FtsL, translating to MAQNSSLARELEVDIPKRSPSIPDQTSIHMPAPRTAGITKFEKALLGAVAIIAFALISACITMQISIATTNRSLQDTTTKIADISKVNENLHQEVQELSRYDRVYSIAGAAGLKMNENNVRNVSK from the coding sequence ATGGCGCAAAATAGCAGTTTAGCAAGAGAACTAGAAGTTGATATTCCAAAGAGATCCCCAAGTATTCCTGATCAAACAAGCATACATATGCCTGCTCCCAGGACAGCTGGTATAACAAAGTTTGAAAAAGCCTTGCTGGGAGCCGTTGCGATCATTGCTTTTGCGTTGATTTCAGCGTGTATCACGATGCAAATCTCAATTGCTACTACCAATCGCTCATTGCAAGATACGACAACGAAAATTGCGGATATTTCAAAAGTAAATGAGAATTTACATCAAGAGGTTCAAGAGCTATCAAGATATGATCGTGTCTATAGTATTGCAGGAGCGGCAGGGTTGAAAATGAATGAAAATAATGTAAGGAATGTTTCGAAATGA
- a CDS encoding penicillin-binding protein → MKNSKNPQKNRKKIAVILFFTTALLFVVFISRFSYIMVKGQINGENLSKKVNELYTRSSVLKAKRGTIYDIGGKPVALDATSYSLVAVLTDKWSKDKEHPNHVVDKEKTAEVLSQNINMSKEEILERLNTPNVDQVEFGNAGKNLSYEIKSNIDKNKLTGLVFDETTTRFYPNGTFASHLVGLAQVDKNTETGEIKNDILDGIMGTEQAYNNILKGTDGKIEYKKDSFGYSLPNSKPKEVKPKDGKDVYLTLDNRMQVFMESTLTEVNEKYAPKNMTAILMNPKTGAIMAASQRPSFNAETLEDLSFWQNLLVEDTFEPGSTMKVLTLAAALNEGKFNPNATFMSGVKKVEGGEIRDHNKVGWGQISYLEGLERSSNVAFVNLMEQMGEGTWKNYMDAFGIGKSTNSGLPNESTGSNPYEWPLEKANTAFGQGVTVTAFQMMQAYSAIANNGKMMKPYFVDKTVDPKTGKQTITKPTVVGEPITPETAQKELDYLQNVVYSENGTGQAYQIDGYKIAAKTGTAEIVNPDTKKYYTGDNNYIFSVVGMAPADDPELVLYVTMKQPQKYDGTVTGGRMVADVFNPIMKRALQYQDLSNQPDDSDSNKVEMSKVTGITKEEALKTLEDKKLNVTIIGNGDTIVQQLPLPESTILAGQKVVLLTNGAMTMPNMTGWSKNDVLKVSEITGQKFKIDGDGFVTTQSLPENANMEGVPEINVTLAPPR, encoded by the coding sequence ATGAAAAATAGTAAAAATCCACAAAAAAACCGAAAAAAAATTGCGGTCATTCTATTTTTTACTACAGCGTTGCTATTTGTAGTGTTCATTAGTCGATTTTCTTACATTATGGTTAAAGGACAAATTAACGGTGAGAATCTGTCGAAGAAAGTAAATGAACTTTATACGAGAAGTAGTGTACTGAAGGCAAAACGTGGGACTATCTATGATATAGGTGGAAAACCGGTTGCATTAGATGCTACTTCTTATTCGTTAGTGGCTGTTTTAACCGATAAATGGTCAAAAGATAAGGAACATCCGAATCATGTTGTAGACAAAGAAAAAACAGCTGAAGTGTTATCCCAAAATATTAATATGAGTAAAGAAGAAATTTTAGAGCGTTTAAATACTCCAAACGTAGATCAAGTTGAATTTGGAAATGCCGGGAAAAATTTAAGTTATGAAATTAAAAGCAACATTGATAAAAATAAATTAACTGGTTTGGTTTTTGATGAAACCACAACCCGCTTTTATCCAAACGGAACCTTTGCTTCTCATCTAGTTGGGTTGGCACAAGTTGATAAAAATACTGAAACAGGCGAAATAAAAAATGATATTTTAGACGGTATTATGGGAACTGAGCAAGCATACAACAACATCTTAAAAGGTACAGATGGAAAAATTGAGTACAAGAAAGATTCTTTTGGGTATTCATTGCCAAATTCAAAACCAAAAGAAGTAAAACCAAAAGATGGCAAAGATGTTTATTTAACTCTAGATAATCGGATGCAAGTCTTTATGGAAAGTACGCTGACAGAAGTAAATGAGAAATATGCACCTAAAAATATGACGGCAATACTAATGAATCCCAAAACTGGGGCTATTATGGCTGCTTCTCAGCGACCTTCATTCAATGCAGAAACATTGGAAGACCTATCATTTTGGCAAAATTTATTAGTAGAAGATACATTTGAACCTGGATCTACCATGAAAGTTTTAACATTAGCGGCAGCACTTAATGAAGGGAAATTCAATCCGAATGCGACCTTTATGTCTGGAGTTAAAAAAGTTGAAGGTGGAGAAATTCGAGATCATAACAAAGTTGGCTGGGGCCAAATTAGTTATTTAGAAGGATTAGAGCGTTCAAGTAACGTTGCTTTTGTTAATTTAATGGAACAAATGGGAGAAGGAACCTGGAAAAATTACATGGATGCCTTTGGAATTGGAAAGTCAACCAATTCTGGTTTACCTAATGAAAGTACCGGAAGCAATCCTTATGAGTGGCCATTAGAAAAAGCAAATACAGCATTCGGTCAAGGGGTTACCGTTACAGCATTTCAAATGATGCAAGCCTATTCCGCGATTGCGAACAACGGAAAAATGATGAAACCTTATTTTGTAGATAAAACAGTTGATCCAAAAACAGGCAAGCAAACCATTACAAAGCCAACTGTAGTAGGGGAACCAATTACTCCTGAAACAGCACAAAAAGAATTGGACTACTTGCAAAATGTGGTATACAGTGAAAACGGAACAGGTCAAGCATACCAAATTGACGGGTATAAAATTGCTGCTAAAACCGGAACAGCCGAAATTGTAAATCCTGATACAAAAAAATATTATACAGGAGACAACAACTACATTTTCTCAGTAGTAGGAATGGCACCAGCTGATGATCCGGAACTAGTGCTGTATGTTACAATGAAACAACCACAAAAATATGATGGCACAGTTACAGGCGGACGGATGGTAGCAGATGTTTTTAACCCAATTATGAAAAGAGCATTACAATACCAAGATTTAAGCAATCAACCGGATGATAGTGATTCTAACAAGGTTGAGATGAGTAAAGTAACAGGCATCACAAAAGAAGAAGCATTAAAAACATTAGAAGATAAAAAATTAAATGTGACGATTATCGGAAATGGTGATACAATAGTACAGCAATTACCTCTACCAGAATCAACTATTTTGGCAGGTCAAAAAGTAGTGCTATTGACAAACGGAGCGATGACGATGCCAAATATGACAGGATGGTCAAAAAATGACGTTCTTAAAGTATCAGAAATAACCGGTCAAAAATTTAAAATCGATGGAGATGGCTTTGTAACAACTCAGAGTTTACCAGAAAATGCTAACATGGAAGGTGTGCCTGAAATTAACGTTACCTTAGCTCCGCCTAGATAA
- a CDS encoding UDP-N-acetylmuramoyl-L-alanyl-D-glutamate--2,6-diaminopimelate ligase, whose product MNAIDLVANLTLKTVEKEIPKELDIPHLTQDNREITVGSLFICIKGALFNGHDFAQEAVANGASLIVASEPIDVSVPVVYVPNTMRAMAILADAFYEHPSDELRLIGVTGTNGKTTITHLIDQIFRDHHEVTGVIGTMYRRIGDEIFETKNTTPDSLTLQKTFREMRKKNVTTCAMEVSSHSLVQGRVWGTNFDIAVFTNLSQDHLEFHHTMAEYAHAKSLLFSQLGNTYQKDRPKFAILNTDDPVGRSYVSMTAAPVISYGIESEADFKATNIQITNRGTSFDLNFQGSSYPVSLQLVGKFNVLNVLGAMAAAFAAGLELSSIIQSLESVRGVRGRFELVKGSQDFAVIVDYAHTPDGLLNVLKTVNEFKVGEVYCVVGCGGDRDKTKRPKMARVAMDFADHVIFTSDNPRTEDPTLILKDVVSELVDEEYQLMVDRREAIESAIQQAKPNDVVLIAGKGHEDYQIIGTTKHHFDDVEEAEKAILKFHEM is encoded by the coding sequence ATGAACGCTATTGATTTAGTAGCCAATTTAACTTTAAAAACAGTTGAAAAAGAAATTCCAAAAGAACTAGATATTCCGCATTTAACTCAAGATAATCGTGAAATAACTGTCGGATCGCTATTTATTTGTATCAAAGGTGCGTTATTTAATGGGCATGATTTCGCTCAAGAAGCTGTAGCAAACGGAGCCTCTCTAATCGTTGCAAGTGAACCAATCGACGTTTCAGTTCCGGTTGTCTATGTGCCTAATACAATGAGAGCAATGGCGATTTTGGCAGATGCTTTTTACGAGCATCCTAGTGATGAATTGAGATTGATTGGTGTAACAGGAACAAATGGCAAAACAACAATTACTCACTTGATTGATCAAATTTTTAGAGATCATCACGAAGTAACCGGTGTTATCGGAACGATGTATCGCAGAATTGGTGATGAGATTTTTGAAACAAAAAATACTACACCAGATAGTCTAACCTTACAAAAGACGTTTCGTGAGATGCGTAAAAAAAACGTGACAACATGTGCGATGGAAGTTTCCTCTCATTCGCTAGTACAAGGACGCGTTTGGGGAACGAATTTTGATATTGCGGTTTTTACTAATTTAAGCCAAGATCATTTAGAATTTCATCATACAATGGCAGAGTACGCCCATGCCAAAAGCTTATTGTTTTCACAACTAGGCAATACGTACCAAAAAGATCGTCCTAAGTTCGCTATTTTAAATACAGATGATCCAGTTGGAAGAAGCTATGTTTCTATGACTGCAGCACCTGTTATTAGCTATGGGATCGAATCAGAGGCAGATTTTAAAGCAACAAATATTCAAATTACTAATCGTGGTACAAGCTTTGACTTGAATTTTCAAGGTTCAAGTTATCCAGTATCCCTACAATTAGTAGGGAAATTTAATGTTTTAAATGTCTTAGGAGCAATGGCAGCTGCTTTTGCAGCGGGATTAGAGCTTTCAAGTATTATTCAATCACTTGAATCCGTTCGTGGCGTTCGTGGTCGTTTTGAACTTGTGAAAGGTAGCCAAGATTTTGCTGTAATTGTCGATTATGCACACACTCCAGATGGATTATTAAATGTGCTAAAAACAGTTAATGAATTTAAAGTAGGAGAAGTTTATTGTGTAGTTGGTTGTGGAGGCGATCGTGATAAGACGAAGCGTCCTAAAATGGCACGAGTGGCAATGGATTTTGCAGATCATGTTATTTTTACTTCTGACAATCCTCGAACAGAAGATCCAACTTTAATTTTAAAAGATGTAGTAAGTGAACTTGTAGATGAGGAATATCAGCTGATGGTAGATCGTCGTGAAGCAATAGAATCAGCTATTCAACAAGCAAAACCGAATGATGTGGTGCTGATTGCAGGTAAAGGGCATGAAGATTATCAAATTATTGGTACAACGAAACATCATTTTGATGATGTTGAAGAAGCAGAAAAAGCGATTTTGAAATTTCATGAAATGTAG
- the mraY gene encoding phospho-N-acetylmuramoyl-pentapeptide-transferase, with protein sequence MHWTEMLMPVVSGFALTIMAMPIFIGYFRMKQLGQTTREDGPKWHEVKTGTPTMGGLVFLIAIVITSVWVGIWQKSLTISLGLLMFILVLYGILGFLDDFIKVFKKRNLGLTSKQKLIGQIIGGIVFFAVYRIEGLDTLLYLPFFGEVNIGWLYAVFVIVWLVGFSNAINLTDGLDGLVAGTASIAYGAYAVLAFKQGQTDILIFCLAVIGGLVGFFFFNKKPAKIFMGDVGSLALGGGLAAVSILLHQEWSLLLIGLIFVIETASVMIQVTSFKLTGKRVFKMSPIHHHFEMSGWSEWRVVLTFWAVGLVAAALALVIIL encoded by the coding sequence ATGCATTGGACAGAAATGTTAATGCCAGTTGTCAGTGGTTTTGCACTAACAATTATGGCGATGCCAATATTTATTGGTTATTTTAGAATGAAACAATTAGGACAAACAACAAGAGAAGACGGTCCAAAATGGCATGAAGTGAAAACTGGAACACCGACAATGGGTGGTTTAGTCTTCCTAATCGCCATTGTTATTACGAGTGTTTGGGTTGGCATTTGGCAAAAATCCTTAACGATATCTTTAGGGTTGCTAATGTTTATCCTAGTTCTTTACGGTATTTTAGGTTTTTTAGATGATTTTATCAAAGTCTTTAAAAAAAGAAATCTTGGTTTGACATCTAAACAAAAATTAATCGGTCAAATTATTGGCGGTATTGTATTTTTTGCTGTATACCGAATAGAAGGCTTAGATACATTATTGTACCTTCCGTTTTTTGGTGAAGTGAATATTGGGTGGTTGTATGCTGTTTTTGTTATTGTTTGGTTAGTTGGTTTCTCAAATGCAATTAATTTAACAGATGGTTTAGATGGTTTGGTGGCAGGCACGGCAAGTATTGCTTATGGTGCGTATGCCGTTTTAGCATTTAAACAAGGTCAAACAGATATTTTGATTTTTTGTTTAGCTGTAATTGGTGGACTTGTTGGGTTCTTTTTCTTTAATAAAAAACCAGCAAAAATATTTATGGGAGATGTTGGTTCGTTAGCATTAGGTGGCGGATTAGCAGCTGTTTCTATTCTGTTACATCAAGAATGGTCATTGCTATTGATTGGATTAATCTTTGTTATTGAAACGGCAAGCGTTATGATTCAGGTAACATCCTTCAAATTAACTGGTAAACGTGTCTTTAAAATGAGTCCAATCCATCATCATTTTGAAATGAGTGGTTGGAGTGAATGGCGTGTTGTTTTAACATTTTGGGCTGTTGGTTTAGTTGCAGCCGCTTTAGCACTAGTGATTATTCTTTAA
- the murD gene encoding UDP-N-acetylmuramoyl-L-alanine--D-glutamate ligase produces MKKVTAYEHKKVLVVGLAMSGVNAAKLLHELGALVTVNDYKSFEENPEAQELLESGIRVVTGGHPVELLDEDFELVVKNPGIMYNNPIVHRAIEKGIPVITEVELAYEVAESKIIGITGTNGKTTTTTMIAEILNHNRKNGHAYVAGNIGTPASLVAQTATKDDEIVIELSSFQLMGIKTLRPQIAVITNIFEAHIDYHGSRDEYVAAKWRITENQTADDYLILNWDQEELRELSKTSKAKIIPFSRKESLKNGAYVKDDMIYYQDEAIMNKNDIVVPGEHNVENALAAIAVAKLVGQNNENIVELLTNFSGVKHRTQFVTEFKQRKFYNDSKATNILATENALKGFSKPVILLAGGLDRGNGFEELVPALKNVKALIVFGETASKIEAAGIEAGVKTIQHVQNVEAAVPVAYELSEPEEIILLSPACASWDQYRSFEVRGDAFINAIDQLIEEVEEQEE; encoded by the coding sequence ATGAAAAAAGTAACAGCTTACGAACATAAAAAAGTATTGGTTGTCGGTTTAGCAATGAGTGGCGTGAACGCGGCTAAATTGTTGCATGAATTAGGCGCATTAGTTACCGTTAACGATTATAAGAGCTTTGAAGAAAACCCAGAAGCGCAAGAACTTTTAGAATCAGGAATTCGGGTTGTAACAGGCGGACATCCAGTTGAATTGTTAGATGAGGATTTTGAATTAGTTGTAAAAAATCCTGGTATCATGTATAACAACCCAATTGTACATCGTGCAATTGAAAAAGGAATACCTGTTATTACAGAAGTTGAATTAGCTTATGAAGTTGCTGAAAGTAAAATTATCGGCATTACTGGAACTAATGGGAAAACAACAACTACCACGATGATTGCTGAAATTTTAAATCATAACCGTAAAAATGGTCATGCTTATGTTGCAGGAAATATAGGGACACCAGCTAGTTTAGTTGCTCAAACAGCAACTAAAGATGATGAAATCGTGATTGAGTTATCAAGTTTCCAATTAATGGGAATTAAAACATTACGACCACAAATTGCTGTCATCACCAATATTTTTGAAGCCCATATTGATTATCATGGCTCACGAGACGAATACGTAGCAGCCAAATGGCGTATTACTGAAAATCAAACAGCAGATGACTATTTAATTTTAAATTGGGATCAAGAAGAGTTGCGTGAATTGTCTAAAACAAGTAAAGCAAAAATTATTCCATTCTCAAGAAAAGAGAGTTTAAAAAATGGCGCTTATGTAAAAGATGACATGATTTATTATCAAGATGAAGCTATTATGAATAAAAATGATATTGTCGTACCAGGTGAGCATAATGTTGAAAATGCGTTGGCTGCAATTGCGGTTGCAAAATTAGTAGGACAAAACAATGAAAACATTGTAGAGTTATTAACGAATTTTTCAGGTGTTAAACATCGGACACAATTTGTGACGGAGTTTAAACAACGTAAATTCTATAATGACTCTAAAGCAACGAATATTTTAGCAACTGAAAATGCATTAAAAGGATTCAGTAAACCGGTCATCTTATTAGCCGGCGGCTTGGATCGAGGAAATGGCTTTGAAGAACTTGTTCCAGCTTTAAAAAACGTCAAAGCGCTCATTGTTTTTGGTGAGACAGCTAGTAAAATTGAAGCAGCAGGTATTGAAGCAGGAGTTAAAACCATTCAACATGTTCAAAACGTTGAAGCAGCAGTCCCAGTTGCGTATGAATTAAGTGAACCGGAAGAAATTATTTTATTATCTCCAGCGTGCGCTAGTTGGGATCAATACCGTAGTTTTGAAGTTCGTGGCGATGCGTTTATCAATGCAATTGATCAATTGATTGAAGAAGTTGAAGAACAGGAGGAGTAA
- the murG gene encoding undecaprenyldiphospho-muramoylpentapeptide beta-N-acetylglucosaminyltransferase: MKIILSGGGTGGHIYPALALIRRLQVMNPTVEVLYVGTEKGLEKKIVEKAGIPFKSVEIQGFKRSLSLSNFKTIQLFFKSVADSKKIVKEFKPDIVIGTGGYVCGPVVYAAAKLNVPTIIHEQNSVAGVTNKFLARFVSKIAICFEEARAEFPKFQDKVVLTGNPRAQEVANIEKSPVLTEYGLATQTPTLLIFGGSRGARKINEAFLEALPELATKDYQVLFATGEVHYEKINQEVEKLNLQNKNVAVVPYIYNMPEVFANVSVVMGRSGATTLAELTALGLPSILIPSPYVTNDHQTKNAESLSHQNAARLIPDNELNGAQFIQAADELMLNEPLREEMAKEAKKLGVVDASDRLIRLINKLINN, encoded by the coding sequence ATGAAAATTATTTTATCTGGTGGTGGCACTGGTGGACATATTTATCCAGCTCTAGCCCTGATTCGACGTCTTCAAGTAATGAATCCCACTGTTGAAGTTCTCTATGTTGGAACAGAAAAAGGCTTAGAAAAGAAGATTGTTGAAAAGGCGGGAATTCCATTTAAATCAGTGGAGATTCAAGGCTTTAAACGTTCTCTATCACTTTCTAATTTTAAAACGATTCAATTATTTTTTAAAAGTGTAGCAGATTCAAAAAAAATTGTAAAAGAATTTAAACCGGATATTGTGATTGGAACGGGTGGATATGTTTGCGGCCCTGTTGTTTACGCAGCTGCTAAATTGAATGTACCTACCATTATCCATGAGCAAAACAGTGTTGCCGGCGTAACCAATAAATTTTTAGCTCGCTTTGTATCTAAAATTGCAATTTGTTTTGAAGAAGCAAGAGCTGAATTCCCTAAATTTCAAGATAAAGTAGTTTTAACTGGGAATCCAAGAGCCCAAGAAGTAGCGAATATTGAAAAATCACCTGTTTTAACTGAATATGGTCTAGCAACTCAAACTCCAACACTATTGATTTTTGGTGGGAGTCGTGGAGCTAGAAAAATTAATGAAGCATTTCTTGAAGCTTTACCAGAATTAGCAACAAAAGACTATCAAGTTCTTTTTGCGACTGGGGAAGTTCATTATGAAAAAATCAATCAAGAAGTTGAAAAATTAAATCTCCAAAACAAAAATGTGGCTGTTGTTCCATATATTTACAATATGCCTGAAGTTTTTGCAAATGTTTCGGTGGTAATGGGAAGAAGTGGAGCGACAACGCTGGCTGAACTAACGGCATTAGGTTTGCCAAGTATATTAATTCCCAGCCCATACGTCACGAATGACCATCAAACAAAAAATGCTGAAAGTCTATCTCATCAAAATGCAGCACGTTTGATTCCAGACAATGAATTAAATGGAGCGCAATTTATTCAAGCAGCAGACGAATTAATGTTGAATGAACCTTTACGTGAAGAAATGGCAAAAGAAGCAAAAAAATTAGGTGTAGTTGACGCCAGTGATCGATTGATTCGTTTAATCAATAAGTTAATAAACAACTAA
- a CDS encoding cell division protein FtsQ/DivIB: MANWNKRSSYKKNTAKEPAPSLTPWEQEQQKKAAEQNSEKNSEKTVSSEEKKKNKAGKKVLSMEHKLPRLKEQRRRKMLRRLIPMVFLFSFTILVILYFISPLSRISKVTVSGTNEVFDQSVIDASQLKKGDSLWEAYFNRAKMEQEIKGKLNQVKSVHLKFDGVNSYEVAIKEYKTVAYLAKDDQYYNILENGKIVKESRKVSIGNPPIFKNFKEGPALDEMILQYSQLSSDIKNSMSDIEHQSNKTDDYLIKINMNDGNLVQASIPSFAEKMAYYPSFVKSLGDQKGIINMEVGVYFEPF; encoded by the coding sequence ATGGCAAATTGGAATAAAAGAAGTTCGTATAAAAAAAATACTGCTAAAGAGCCTGCGCCTTCTTTAACTCCTTGGGAGCAAGAACAGCAAAAAAAAGCAGCTGAACAAAATAGTGAAAAAAATAGTGAAAAAACAGTTAGTAGCGAAGAAAAAAAGAAAAACAAAGCTGGAAAAAAAGTGCTCTCAATGGAACACAAGCTACCCCGTTTAAAGGAACAAAGACGAAGAAAGATGTTGCGTCGATTGATTCCAATGGTTTTTTTATTTTCTTTTACAATTTTAGTGATTCTTTATTTTATTTCACCTTTAAGTCGCATTTCAAAAGTAACTGTTTCTGGTACAAATGAAGTTTTTGACCAGTCGGTTATTGACGCCAGTCAATTGAAAAAAGGAGACTCTTTATGGGAAGCTTATTTTAATCGAGCTAAGATGGAGCAAGAAATTAAAGGGAAATTAAATCAAGTTAAATCAGTCCATTTAAAATTCGATGGAGTTAACAGCTATGAGGTAGCAATCAAAGAATATAAAACGGTAGCTTACTTAGCTAAAGACGATCAATACTACAATATTTTAGAAAATGGAAAAATTGTAAAAGAAAGTAGAAAAGTTTCAATAGGCAATCCCCCAATCTTTAAGAACTTTAAAGAAGGACCTGCTTTAGATGAAATGATTTTACAATACAGCCAGTTAAGCAGCGACATTAAAAATAGTATGTCAGATATTGAGCATCAATCCAATAAAACAGATGACTATTTAATTAAAATAAATATGAATGATGGAAATTTAGTGCAAGCAAGTATCCCATCTTTTGCTGAAAAAATGGCGTATTATCCAAGCTTTGTAAAAAGTTTAGGGGACCAAAAAGGAATTATAAATATGGAAGTGGGCGTTTATTTCGAACCATTTTAA